One window from the genome of Oryza glaberrima chromosome 3, OglaRS2, whole genome shotgun sequence encodes:
- the LOC127765101 gene encoding AP-1 complex subunit sigma-1 isoform X2 translates to MINFVLLISRQGKVRLTKWYSPYTQKERTKVIRELSGLILTRGPKLCNFVEWKGYKVVYRRYASLYFCMCIDAEDNELEVLEIIHHFVEVLDRYFGSVCELDLIFNFHKAYYILDEILIAGELQESSKKNVARLIAAQDSLVEAAKEEASSISNIIAQATK, encoded by the exons ATG ATCAATTTCGTGCTCCTGATCAGCCGCCAGGGCAAGGTGAGGCTTACCAAGTGGTACTCGCCTTACACCCAGAAGGAGAGGACTAAG GTTATCCGTGAGCTCAGTGGGCTCATTCTAACACGCGGGCCAAAACTCTGCAACTTTGTTGAGTGGAAGGGTTACAAGGTTGTGTACAGAAG GTATGCGAGCCTGTATTTCTGCATGTGCATTGATGCTGAGGACAATGAGCTCGAGGTCCTTGAAATTATCCATCACTTCGTTGAAGTACTGGACCGATATTTTGGCAGC GTATGCGAGCTGGATTTGATATTCAATTTCCACAAG GCCTACTACATACTTGATGAAATTCTCATCGCTGGTGAGCTTCAAGAATCTAGCAAGAAAAATGTTGCAAGACTAATTGCTGCACAG GATTCATTGGTAGAGGCAGCTAAAGAGGAAGCTAGCTCTATAAGCAACATCATTGCCCAggctacaaaataa
- the LOC127765101 gene encoding AP-1 complex subunit sigma-1 isoform X1: MDLVLGLRWMNFLPFAVVGLLQINFVLLISRQGKVRLTKWYSPYTQKERTKVIRELSGLILTRGPKLCNFVEWKGYKVVYRRYASLYFCMCIDAEDNELEVLEIIHHFVEVLDRYFGSVCELDLIFNFHKAYYILDEILIAGELQESSKKNVARLIAAQDSLVEAAKEEASSISNIIAQATK; the protein is encoded by the exons ATGGATCTAGTGTTGGGACTGAGATGGATGAACTTTCTGCCATTTGCTGTTGTTGGTCTTCTGCAGATCAATTTCGTGCTCCTGATCAGCCGCCAGGGCAAGGTGAGGCTTACCAAGTGGTACTCGCCTTACACCCAGAAGGAGAGGACTAAG GTTATCCGTGAGCTCAGTGGGCTCATTCTAACACGCGGGCCAAAACTCTGCAACTTTGTTGAGTGGAAGGGTTACAAGGTTGTGTACAGAAG GTATGCGAGCCTGTATTTCTGCATGTGCATTGATGCTGAGGACAATGAGCTCGAGGTCCTTGAAATTATCCATCACTTCGTTGAAGTACTGGACCGATATTTTGGCAGC GTATGCGAGCTGGATTTGATATTCAATTTCCACAAG GCCTACTACATACTTGATGAAATTCTCATCGCTGGTGAGCTTCAAGAATCTAGCAAGAAAAATGTTGCAAGACTAATTGCTGCACAG GATTCATTGGTAGAGGCAGCTAAAGAGGAAGCTAGCTCTATAAGCAACATCATTGCCCAggctacaaaataa
- the LOC127766913 gene encoding uncharacterized protein LOC127766913 isoform X2, whose amino-acid sequence MSAAAAAAAASAANVAVIGGGISGAVCASLLAARGVAVTLFDSGRGAGGRMAQRREVMEDGTELRFDHGAPYFTVSNDEVARVVSGWEARGLVAEWKAMFACFDREAGKFTDFEKEGTIKKYVGVPGMNSICKSLCLEDGVVAKFGVTIGRMDWIQDRSSWLLASLDGRDLGHFDYVVATDKNIASPRFSGLTGRPPPLDLSLLPQLSMMIQDIPVRPCFALMLAFSEPLTKVPVQGFSFNNSDYLSWAFCDSSKPGRAHVPLNS is encoded by the exons atgagcgccgccgccgctgccgcagccgcctcGGCTGCCAATGTCGCCGTCATCGGGGGCGGAA TATCGGGCGCCGTATGCGCGTCGCTGCTggccgcgcgcggcgtggcggtgACGCTCTTCGACTCCGGCCGCGGGGCCGGTGGCCGCATGGCGCAGCGGAG GGAGGTGATGGAGGACGGCACGGAGCTGCGATTCGACCACGGCGCGCCATACTTCACCGTGAGCAACGACGAGGTTGCTCGGGTCGTGAGCGGGTGGGAGGCGCGGGGGCTCGTCGCCGAGTGGAAGGCCATGTTCGCGTGCTTCGATCGGGAGGCCGGCAAATTCACTGATTTCGAGAAG GAGGGAACAATTAAGAAGTATGTGGGAGTGCCAGGCATGAACTCAATATGCAAATCACTTTGTCTAGAGGATG GTGTGGTGGCCAAATTTGGTGTCACCATTGGCAGGATGGACTGGATTCAAGATAGGAGTTCATGGTTACTGGCTAGTTTGGATGGGAGAGATCTTGGCCATTTTGATTATGTTGTAGCAACCGATAAGAATATAGCATCACCAAGATTTTCTGGGCTAACTGGAAGACCACCGCCTCTTG ATTTGTCATTGCTTCCACAATTGTCAATGATGATTCAGGATATCCCTGTCCGCCCCTGTTTTGCTCTTATGTTAGCATTCTCAGAGCCTTTGACTAAG GTACCTGTTCAAGGTTTCTCATTCAATAATTCTGACTACCTAAGCTGGGCCTTTTGTGATAGTAGCAAGCCAGGACGTGCTCATGTACCGCTTAACAG CTGA
- the LOC127766913 gene encoding uncharacterized protein LOC127766913 isoform X1, giving the protein MSAAAAAAAASAANVAVIGGGISGAVCASLLAARGVAVTLFDSGRGAGGRMAQRREVMEDGTELRFDHGAPYFTVSNDEVARVVSGWEARGLVAEWKAMFACFDREAGKFTDFEKEGTIKKYVGVPGMNSICKSLCLEDGVVAKFGVTIGRMDWIQDRSSWLLASLDGRDLGHFDYVVATDKNIASPRFSGLTGRPPPLDLSLLPQLSMMIQDIPVRPCFALMLAFSEPLTKVPVQGFSFNNSDYLSWAFCDSSKPGRAHVPLNSQSWVLHSTAEYASKVINNIGPRKPSADALAKVAEELLKEFQATGLNIPQPIFMKAHRWGSAFPAIAISGDDKCVWDKSMKLAICGDFCTSPSVEGAVLSGMRGASKILRCLNFPSGL; this is encoded by the exons atgagcgccgccgccgctgccgcagccgcctcGGCTGCCAATGTCGCCGTCATCGGGGGCGGAA TATCGGGCGCCGTATGCGCGTCGCTGCTggccgcgcgcggcgtggcggtgACGCTCTTCGACTCCGGCCGCGGGGCCGGTGGCCGCATGGCGCAGCGGAG GGAGGTGATGGAGGACGGCACGGAGCTGCGATTCGACCACGGCGCGCCATACTTCACCGTGAGCAACGACGAGGTTGCTCGGGTCGTGAGCGGGTGGGAGGCGCGGGGGCTCGTCGCCGAGTGGAAGGCCATGTTCGCGTGCTTCGATCGGGAGGCCGGCAAATTCACTGATTTCGAGAAG GAGGGAACAATTAAGAAGTATGTGGGAGTGCCAGGCATGAACTCAATATGCAAATCACTTTGTCTAGAGGATG GTGTGGTGGCCAAATTTGGTGTCACCATTGGCAGGATGGACTGGATTCAAGATAGGAGTTCATGGTTACTGGCTAGTTTGGATGGGAGAGATCTTGGCCATTTTGATTATGTTGTAGCAACCGATAAGAATATAGCATCACCAAGATTTTCTGGGCTAACTGGAAGACCACCGCCTCTTG ATTTGTCATTGCTTCCACAATTGTCAATGATGATTCAGGATATCCCTGTCCGCCCCTGTTTTGCTCTTATGTTAGCATTCTCAGAGCCTTTGACTAAG GTACCTGTTCAAGGTTTCTCATTCAATAATTCTGACTACCTAAGCTGGGCCTTTTGTGATAGTAGCAAGCCAGGACGTGCTCATGTACCGCTTAACAG TCAGTCTTGGGTATTGCATTCGACAGCTGAGTATGCTTCAAAGGTAATCAATAATATTGGTCCACGGAAACCTTCAGCTGATGCCCTTGCTAAAGTGGCAGAGGAATTGCTCAAAGAATTTCAGGCTACAGGATTGAACATACCACAGCCAATCTTTATGAAAGCCCACAGATG GGGCAGTGCTTTCCCAGCCATCGCTATAAGTGGAGATGACAAGTGTGTTTGGGATAAGAGCATGAAATTGGCTATTTGCGGAGATTTTTGCACAAGTCCAAGTGTGGAAGGAGCAGTCCTTAGTGGCATGAGAGGAGCCTCCAAAATACTACGGTGTTTAAACTTTCCGTCAgggttgtga
- the LOC127766912 gene encoding patatin-like protein 3: protein MEPAAAAAAGQLDVDKLTYEIFSILESKFLFGYDDPKLVFSGGDEPQGAVKGTPARGPAVVERGKVCVLSIDGGGRAADGLLAGAALVSLEASLRRRTRDETARLADFFDVAAGSGAGGVLAAMLVARGGDGRPMFSAEDALAFLMRSLRRGWSGGGGGGAAGGIRALFRRPGAAFRKVFGDLTLRDTVRPVLVPCYDLASAGPFLFSRADAVETAAYDFRLRDVCAATCAGSDGSASAVEVRSSDGATRIAAVGGGLALGNPTAAAITHVLNNKREFPLAAGVEDLLVISIGSGECDNRPTGGAAASTSEIVRIAAEGVADMVDQAVAMAFGHNRTNNYIRIQAMGSPRASRGGMRCGGGGGGDGAGWGVAEEMLSQKNVESVLFRGKKLAEQTNAEKLEWFAHELVKERDRRRTAGALAPAVVKQQPSESAPATAAAADGHTPPPTSYSNLVSQMFTTIL, encoded by the exons atggagccggccgccgccgccgccgccgggcagcTCGACGTGGACAAGCTCACCTACGAGATCTTCTCCATTCTCGAGAGCAAGTTCTTGTTCGGTTACGATGATCCCAAGCTCGTcttcagcggcggcgacgagccgcAGGGGGCGGTGAAGGGGACTCCGGCGAGAGgcccggcggtggtggagcgTGGCAAGGTATGCGTGCTGTCGATTGATGGGGGTGGGCGGGCGGCGGATGggctgctcgccggcgcggcgctggTGAGCTTGGAGGcgtcgctgcggcggcggacCCGGGATGAGACGGCGAGGCTGGCGGATTTCTTCGATGTCGCTGctggctccggcgccggcggcgtgctcgCGGCGATGCTGGTCGCGCGCGGCGGGGATGGGCGGCCGATGTTCTCCGCCGAGGACGCGCTGGCGTTCCTCATGAGGAGCCTGCGGCGAGGgtggtccggcggcggcggcggcggcgcagccggtgGCATCCGCGCGCTGTTCCGCCGCCCCGGCGCCGCGTTCCGGAAGGTGTTCGGCGACCTGACGCTGCGGGACACGGTGCGGCCGGTGCTGGTGCCGTGCTACGACCTCGCGTCGGCGGGGCCGTTCCTCTTCTCCCGCGCCGATGCCGTCGAGACGGCGGCGTACGACTTCCGCCTCCGCGACGTGTGCGCCGCCACCTGCGCCGGGTCGGacggctcggcgtcggcggtggaggTGCGGTCCTCCGACGGCGCCACCCGCAtcgcggccgtcggcggcggcctcgcgctCGGCAaccccacggcggcggccatcacCCACGTGCTCAACAACAAGCGCGAGttccctctcgccgccggcgtcgaggacCTCCTGGTCATCTCCATCGGCAGCGGCGAGTGCGACAACCGCCccaccggtggcgccgccgcctcgacatCCGAGATCGtcaggatcgccgccgaaggcGTCGCCGACATG GTGGATCAAGCAGTGGCCATGGCGTTCGGACATAATAGGACAAACAACTACATCCGTATACAG GCGATGGGGTCGCCGCGGGCGAGCCGAGGAGGGatgagatgcggcggcggcggcggcggcgatggcgcggggTGGGGCGTGGCGGAGGAGATGCTGTCGCAGAAGAACGTGGAGTCGGTGCTGTTCCGGGGGAAGAAGCTGGCGGAGCAGACGAACGCCGAGAAGCTGGAGTGGTTCGCGCACGAGCTCGTCAAGGAGCGGGATCGCCGGAGGACGGCCGGCGCGCTCGCCCCCGCCGTCGTCAAGCAGCAGCCGTCggagtcggcgccggcgacggcggccgccgccgatggccacacgccgccgccgacgtcgtacTCGAACCTGGTCAGCCAGATGTTCACCACCATCCTGTAG